A stretch of the Bradyrhizobium sp. CCBAU 53351 genome encodes the following:
- the treZ gene encoding malto-oligosyltrehalose trehalohydrolase, with product MIQRLGLAGHARRRGAEIVDHGVSFNLWAPTARSVELLETGRPPQRMSRDDDGWYQMLSPTAHAGTRYQFRINEDLIVPDPASFFQPDDVGAPSEVVDIAALRDPVPYPGRPWAEAVIYELHVGTFSEEGTYAGVEKRLPYLRDLGITAIELMPINDVPGRHNWGYDGVLLNAPNARYGRPQDLKRLLRAAHALDIMVYLDVVYNHFGPQLNYLHAYAENFFNNRHTTGWGPAVNLEGSDGAFVREFLIENALMWLGDYGFDGLRFDAVHALKDHSERHFLIELAEIIRHELPGRRVHLMLENEANQAHLLERKDGRPRYFDAQWGDDFHNALHVLLTGEDEGYYRAFADKPLEHLARSLTEGFAYQGEVFALHDAPRGEPSAHLPPEATIFFAQNHDQIGNRALGERLSTLVSPEKLEQAMALVLLNPHIPMLFMGEEAAVETPFLFFADWTGEAAELTREGRRKEFSHFKAFSTPEMRARIPDPCDESTFQASKLDWASMDHSPGCVRFRALTTQLLTIRREKILPLIEQGFVSAQRELLGDDPRRGGVDVRWRTEKGDTLQIVANFADHRLSTPELVAGECLWRSGPSDEQALLPGNIIVRLGHA from the coding sequence TTGATTCAAAGACTGGGATTAGCAGGGCATGCCCGGCGCCGCGGCGCTGAGATCGTCGATCATGGGGTCAGCTTCAACCTGTGGGCACCGACGGCCCGATCGGTGGAGTTGCTGGAGACCGGCCGGCCGCCGCAGCGGATGTCACGCGACGACGATGGCTGGTATCAGATGCTCAGTCCAACCGCGCATGCCGGCACGCGCTATCAGTTCAGGATCAACGAGGACCTGATCGTGCCGGACCCTGCCTCGTTCTTTCAGCCGGATGACGTCGGCGCGCCGAGCGAGGTGGTCGATATTGCGGCGCTTCGGGATCCTGTCCCTTACCCGGGCCGTCCCTGGGCGGAAGCCGTCATCTACGAGCTGCACGTCGGCACCTTCAGCGAGGAGGGGACCTATGCCGGCGTCGAGAAGCGGCTCCCGTATCTGCGCGATCTCGGCATCACCGCCATCGAGCTGATGCCGATCAACGATGTCCCCGGCCGGCACAATTGGGGCTATGACGGCGTGCTGCTGAACGCGCCCAACGCGCGCTACGGCAGGCCGCAGGATCTCAAGCGGCTGTTGCGGGCCGCACACGCCCTCGACATCATGGTCTATCTCGACGTGGTCTATAACCACTTCGGCCCGCAGCTGAATTACCTGCACGCTTACGCGGAGAACTTCTTCAACAACCGTCACACGACCGGCTGGGGGCCTGCCGTCAATTTGGAGGGATCCGACGGCGCCTTCGTGCGCGAGTTCTTGATTGAGAATGCGCTGATGTGGCTGGGTGACTACGGCTTCGACGGCCTGCGCTTCGATGCCGTCCACGCCTTGAAAGACCATTCCGAGCGGCATTTCCTCATCGAGCTTGCCGAGATCATCCGGCACGAATTGCCCGGCCGGCGCGTGCATCTGATGCTGGAGAATGAGGCCAATCAGGCGCACCTGCTAGAGCGCAAAGACGGACGGCCGAGATATTTCGATGCGCAATGGGGCGACGATTTCCATAATGCGCTTCACGTCCTGCTGACGGGAGAAGACGAGGGGTATTACCGCGCGTTCGCGGACAAGCCGCTCGAACACCTTGCGCGATCGCTCACGGAAGGCTTTGCGTACCAGGGCGAGGTCTTTGCACTGCATGATGCGCCACGCGGCGAGCCGAGTGCCCATCTGCCGCCGGAAGCCACGATCTTCTTCGCGCAAAACCACGATCAGATCGGCAACCGCGCCTTGGGTGAGCGATTGTCGACATTGGTCAGCCCGGAAAAGCTGGAGCAGGCGATGGCGCTGGTCCTGCTCAATCCGCACATTCCCATGCTGTTCATGGGTGAGGAAGCGGCTGTCGAAACGCCGTTCCTGTTCTTTGCAGACTGGACCGGAGAAGCGGCCGAACTGACGCGGGAAGGGCGCCGCAAGGAGTTTTCGCACTTCAAGGCCTTCTCGACACCTGAAATGCGCGCCAGGATTCCGGACCCGTGCGACGAGAGCACCTTTCAGGCCTCGAAACTCGACTGGGCCAGCATGGATCATTCTCCCGGCTGCGTGCGCTTTCGGGCCTTGACGACGCAGTTGTTGACGATCCGGCGCGAAAAGATCCTGCCGCTGATCGAACAAGGCTTCGTCTCGGCGCAGCGTGAGCTGCTTGGCGATGATCCTCGCCGGGGCGGCGTGGACGTGCGCTGGCGGACCGAGAAAGGGGACACTTTGCAGATCGTCGCGAACTTTGCCGACCATCGGCTCTCAACGCCGGAATTGGTCGCAGGCGAATGCCTCTGGCGGAGCGGGCCCTCGGACGAGCAAGCGCTCCTGCCCGGCAACATCATCGTACGATTGGGCCATGCCTAA
- the glgA gene encoding glycogen synthase GlgA codes for MRILFATPEVSDFIQVGGLAAVSAALPRALRDLADVRVIIPGYPAVLRGLSDLKTVGRCQPYAALPAFEVDLGHTADGLTYYVVRCPALYDRDGTPYADGRGADWSDNNVRFATFSYAAAQIARGLVDKDWSADLVHANDWQCALIPGYLEWHYAHIPTVFTIHNLAYQGVFDRSSLAPLGIPEASFNIDGVEFYNRLSFIKAGLVYASHLTTVSQTYAREITTAEFGCGLEGLLKQRADRNQLSGILNGIDESWDPRTCSSLLQPFGAGDWTERSLNAEDVRDQFGLAISRGPLFALVARLVHQKGVDLVIESAQAIVDAGGQIVVTGKGEPRFEEALLQAQARAPRSIAVKIGFDDAEARKIFAGSDFTLMPSRFEPCGLSQMYAQRFGSLPIGHRTGGLAETIVDGETGFLFDRASAPGFLGSLCRAFSTFGMKDRLDHMRRAAMAQAFSWSQSAKSYAALYKSSI; via the coding sequence ATGCGGATCCTGTTCGCGACGCCCGAAGTATCAGACTTCATTCAAGTCGGCGGCCTCGCCGCCGTCTCCGCGGCTCTGCCGCGCGCCTTACGCGATCTTGCTGACGTACGCGTCATCATCCCAGGCTATCCGGCGGTTCTGCGCGGCTTGAGCGATCTCAAGACCGTGGGTCGATGCCAGCCCTACGCCGCCCTGCCCGCCTTCGAGGTCGATCTCGGACATACCGCGGATGGCCTGACATATTACGTCGTGCGCTGTCCCGCGCTGTACGATCGGGACGGCACGCCCTATGCCGACGGCCGCGGGGCGGATTGGTCCGACAACAATGTGCGGTTCGCCACTTTCTCCTATGCCGCCGCTCAGATCGCCAGAGGATTGGTCGACAAGGACTGGTCCGCCGACCTGGTTCACGCCAACGACTGGCAATGCGCGCTGATCCCCGGCTATCTGGAATGGCACTACGCGCACATTCCGACCGTCTTCACGATCCACAATCTGGCCTATCAGGGGGTCTTCGACCGGAGCTCGCTGGCCCCGCTCGGAATTCCCGAGGCGAGCTTCAACATCGACGGTGTCGAATTCTACAATCGCCTGTCCTTCATCAAGGCGGGTCTGGTCTATGCATCGCACCTGACGACCGTCAGCCAGACCTATGCGCGGGAGATCACGACGGCCGAGTTCGGCTGCGGTCTCGAAGGACTTCTGAAGCAAAGAGCTGATCGCAACCAGCTGTCCGGCATCCTCAACGGCATCGACGAGAGCTGGGACCCGCGCACCTGTTCGTCACTGCTGCAACCGTTCGGGGCCGGTGACTGGACCGAGCGTTCCCTGAACGCCGAAGATGTCAGGGACCAGTTCGGCCTGGCAATCTCACGTGGACCCCTGTTCGCCCTCGTGGCGCGCCTCGTTCATCAAAAGGGCGTCGACCTCGTGATCGAGAGCGCTCAAGCGATCGTCGATGCGGGCGGCCAGATCGTCGTCACCGGCAAGGGCGAGCCGCGGTTCGAAGAGGCCCTGCTCCAGGCGCAGGCGCGCGCGCCGCGATCGATTGCCGTCAAGATCGGCTTCGACGACGCCGAAGCGCGGAAGATCTTCGCGGGCAGCGACTTCACGCTGATGCCGTCGCGCTTCGAGCCATGCGGGCTGAGCCAGATGTACGCCCAGCGCTTCGGCTCGCTGCCGATTGGCCACCGCACCGGCGGCCTCGCCGAGACCATCGTCGACGGCGAGACGGGATTTTTGTTCGACCGGGCATCGGCGCCCGGCTTCCTCGGGAGCCTCTGCCGGGCCTTTTCGACCTTCGGCATGAAGGATCGCCTCGATCATATGCGCAGGGCCGCCATGGCGCAGGCCTTCAGCTGGAGCCAGTCGGCCAAATCCTACGCGGCGCTCTACAAATCTTCGATCTAA
- the glgX gene encoding glycogen debranching protein GlgX, with translation MDQKTQSDDALTRAASSLRRSRITEGKPFPLGATWDGLGVNFALFSAYATKVELCLFDADGETEIERIELPEYTDEVWHGYLPSARPGTVYGYRVHGPYEPDAGHRFNPNKLLLDPYAKQLAGQLRWGPELFGYQLDHADKDLSFDERDSAPLMQKCRVIDPAFTWGAARKPEVPWERTIVYEMHVKGFTQLHPLVPEADRGTFSGLAHSEISAYLRSLGITSAELLPIHAFVDDSYLVDKGLRNYWGYNSIAFFAPEPRYLKTPFANEFKEMVNQFHAHGIEIILDVVYNHTAEGNELGPTLSFKGIDNASYYRLLPDQKRYYINDTGTGNTVNLSHPRVLQLVADSLRYWANEMRVDGFRFDLATILAREPYGFDEGGGFLDACRQDPVLSSVKLIAEPWDIGPGGYQVGQFPPGWAEWNDKFRDSARAFWKGDEGSIADFAKRVSGSGDLFNKRGRRPWASVNFITAHDGFNLNDLVSYNDKHNEANGEDNRDGHSNNHSWNCGVEGPTDDPEITALRERQKRNLLATMLLSHGTPMLLAGDEFGHTQNGNNNAYAQDNETTWLDWMGITANGRSLREFARKLIATRKAFPILYRSRFLVGSHNEELDVKDVTWLSPSGDEMTSEQWQDGNAKCFGMLLDGRAQETGIKRRGSDATMLLIYNAHYDVVNFTLPTVTDGNSWLGLIDTNQPEAQMPAFELGHAYAVTGRSLVVFGLATENAATRRLLQGLGALLDVAEAPLPR, from the coding sequence ATGGACCAAAAGACGCAATCCGACGACGCCCTGACGCGGGCGGCGTCGAGCCTGCGCCGTTCCCGGATCACGGAAGGCAAGCCGTTTCCGCTCGGCGCGACCTGGGACGGCCTCGGCGTCAATTTCGCGCTGTTCTCGGCCTATGCCACGAAGGTCGAGCTGTGCCTGTTCGACGCCGACGGTGAAACCGAAATCGAGCGCATCGAGCTTCCGGAATATACCGATGAGGTCTGGCACGGCTATCTGCCGTCGGCCCGTCCGGGCACGGTCTATGGCTATCGCGTTCATGGACCCTACGAGCCCGACGCCGGACATCGCTTCAACCCCAACAAGCTGCTGCTCGATCCCTATGCCAAGCAGCTGGCCGGACAATTGCGCTGGGGACCGGAGCTGTTCGGCTACCAACTCGACCACGCCGACAAGGACCTCTCCTTTGACGAGCGCGACAGCGCGCCGCTCATGCAGAAATGCCGCGTCATCGACCCCGCGTTCACCTGGGGCGCGGCGCGCAAGCCCGAAGTGCCGTGGGAGCGGACGATCGTCTACGAGATGCACGTCAAAGGCTTCACGCAGCTGCATCCGCTGGTGCCCGAGGCAGACCGCGGGACGTTCTCCGGCCTCGCGCATTCGGAAATCTCCGCCTATCTACGCTCGCTCGGGATCACCAGCGCGGAGCTGCTGCCGATCCATGCTTTTGTTGATGATAGCTATCTGGTCGACAAAGGCCTGCGCAATTACTGGGGCTACAATTCCATTGCCTTCTTCGCGCCGGAGCCGCGTTACCTGAAGACGCCGTTCGCGAACGAGTTCAAGGAGATGGTCAACCAGTTCCACGCCCATGGCATCGAAATCATCCTGGATGTCGTCTATAATCACACTGCCGAAGGCAACGAGCTCGGCCCGACGCTGTCGTTCAAGGGCATCGACAACGCCAGCTATTACCGCCTGCTGCCGGACCAGAAGCGCTACTACATCAACGATACCGGCACCGGAAATACGGTGAACCTGTCGCATCCGCGGGTGCTGCAGCTGGTCGCGGATTCCCTTCGCTACTGGGCAAATGAGATGCGGGTCGATGGCTTCCGCTTCGACCTCGCCACCATCCTCGCGCGCGAGCCCTATGGCTTCGACGAAGGCGGCGGCTTCCTCGACGCTTGCCGTCAGGATCCTGTGCTGTCCAGCGTCAAGCTGATCGCGGAGCCATGGGACATCGGCCCGGGCGGCTATCAGGTCGGCCAATTTCCGCCCGGATGGGCCGAGTGGAATGACAAGTTCAGGGATAGTGCGCGCGCCTTCTGGAAGGGCGACGAGGGATCAATCGCGGACTTCGCCAAGCGCGTGTCGGGGTCGGGCGATCTCTTCAACAAGCGCGGGCGCCGGCCTTGGGCCAGCGTCAACTTCATCACGGCGCATGACGGCTTCAACCTCAACGATCTCGTCTCCTACAACGACAAGCACAACGAGGCGAACGGAGAGGACAACCGCGACGGCCACAGCAACAACCATTCCTGGAATTGCGGCGTCGAAGGACCGACCGACGATCCCGAGATCACTGCGCTGCGCGAACGCCAGAAGCGGAATCTGCTCGCGACGATGCTACTGTCCCACGGCACGCCGATGCTGCTTGCCGGGGACGAGTTTGGGCACACCCAGAATGGCAACAACAATGCCTATGCCCAGGACAACGAGACGACGTGGCTCGACTGGATGGGTATCACGGCAAACGGCCGCAGCCTTCGCGAATTCGCGCGCAAGCTGATCGCCACGCGCAAGGCCTTCCCGATCCTCTATCGCAGCCGTTTCCTGGTCGGCTCGCACAACGAAGAGCTCGACGTCAAGGACGTCACATGGCTGTCGCCCTCCGGCGACGAGATGACCAGCGAGCAATGGCAGGACGGCAACGCCAAGTGCTTCGGCATGCTGCTCGACGGACGCGCCCAGGAGACCGGGATCAAGCGCCGCGGCTCGGACGCGACGATGCTTCTGATCTACAACGCCCACTATGACGTGGTGAACTTCACCTTACCGACGGTCACCGATGGAAACAGCTGGTTGGGCCTGATCGATACCAATCAGCCTGAGGCCCAGATGCCCGCATTCGAGCTCGGACACGCTTACGCCGTGACCGGACGGTCGCTTGTCGTATTTGGTCTTGCCACCGAGAACGCGGCCACGCGACGCCTTCTGCAAGGTCTCGGCGCGCTGCTCGATGTCGCGGAAGCGCCATTGCCGCGCTAG
- a CDS encoding sulfite exporter TauE/SafE family protein yields the protein MAFLFVLIVGLVAGTISGIVGTGSSIMLMPVLVYAYGPKEAVPIMAVASVMANFSRILAWWREVDWRACAAYSVTGIPAAVLGARTLLALPSHAVDLAIGLFLIAMVPVRHWLARHDLKANLWHLAIGGAVIGYLTGIVVSTGPLSVPLFLFYGLSKGAFLATEAASSLGLYFAKSVTFERFGALTGDVFVKGLIAGASLMSGAFIAKRFVLHLKPDMFRLLMDAIMIAAGLSMLWNATQP from the coding sequence TTGGCCTTCCTCTTCGTCCTCATCGTCGGCCTCGTCGCCGGCACCATCTCAGGCATCGTCGGCACCGGCTCGTCGATCATGCTGATGCCGGTGCTGGTCTATGCCTATGGGCCGAAGGAAGCCGTGCCGATCATGGCGGTGGCGTCCGTGATGGCGAATTTCTCGCGCATCCTGGCCTGGTGGCGCGAGGTCGACTGGCGGGCCTGCGCGGCCTATTCGGTCACGGGCATTCCGGCCGCCGTGCTCGGCGCGCGGACGTTGCTGGCGCTGCCCTCGCATGCCGTCGATCTCGCCATCGGCCTGTTCCTGATCGCGATGGTGCCGGTGCGGCACTGGCTGGCGCGGCACGATTTGAAGGCCAATCTCTGGCACCTCGCCATCGGCGGAGCGGTCATCGGCTATCTCACCGGCATCGTGGTCTCGACCGGCCCGCTCAGCGTGCCGCTGTTCCTGTTCTACGGCCTCTCGAAGGGCGCCTTCCTCGCCACCGAGGCCGCAAGCTCGCTCGGCCTCTATTTCGCGAAATCAGTGACCTTCGAGCGCTTCGGCGCGCTGACCGGCGATGTCTTCGTGAAGGGCTTGATTGCAGGCGCCTCGCTGATGTCGGGCGCCTTCATCGCAAAACGCTTCGTCCTGCACCTGAAGCCGGACATGTTCCGCCTGCTGATGGACGCGATCATGATCGCGGCCGGGCTCTCGATGCTGTGGAACGCGACGCAGCCCTGA
- a CDS encoding bifunctional diguanylate cyclase/phosphodiesterase translates to MNEPEGNDEAAPPRLRSVVRAMIWATVPVLLLVQLLASAGVEASSFWSQIRQLDARMARVAESRAELIAEPLWKMRYDQVTGVLNEIMHDETIAAAAVYDDTGAAIARVVARPEGQTVAEVSRPIQYSNGNMAVQAGRIAIAYSHATLYADTGSRMVLLLVVGLLATFATLIAMRISANIFIGRPLAAMMSAIQRSKQDGRAYPADVTSANEFGQLARAFNAMQHTTSGALDRLGHMAAHDPLTGLPNRRSLTERLAVASRDGGRPDALVAFCFIDLDDFKGINDTFGHEAGDQLLVHISQRLRRAVEAEDWVARLGGDEFVVIRPEVSNEASAHAFAQQVLAAISEPIRLHDKQVVPRASIGLAVRRADDPELSHLPTLADIALYHAKSKAPGTVAVLDEALQRDYRRRRDLELAIPTGFAEGQFEVWYQSQVDLESHDVVGLEALIRWRHPEHGVIGPAEFLPLIERSGNNARLTRYVLTDACWALQRLAAAGRPQIRIAINLPPSELADHSLAAELRATCARFDVAASLLELEITEGSLINNIASASETLHRLRRLGATIALDDFGTGYSSLAHLRRFPLDKVKIDKAFINEIPDSAEDKAIVGVIASLAGTLGLTLVAEGIERAEQAAAMREMGVRFGQGYFYQRPQPLDAVLQWLETRPAVESRVLADSPSIAPEFAA, encoded by the coding sequence ATGAACGAGCCTGAAGGCAACGACGAGGCCGCGCCGCCGCGCCTGCGCTCGGTCGTTCGCGCCATGATCTGGGCCACCGTGCCCGTTCTGCTGCTGGTGCAATTGCTGGCCTCCGCCGGCGTCGAGGCTTCGAGCTTCTGGTCGCAGATCAGGCAGCTCGACGCCCGCATGGCCCGTGTTGCCGAGAGCCGCGCCGAGCTGATCGCCGAGCCGCTCTGGAAGATGCGCTACGACCAGGTCACGGGCGTGCTCAACGAGATCATGCACGACGAGACCATCGCTGCGGCGGCCGTCTATGACGACACGGGCGCTGCGATTGCCCGCGTGGTGGCGCGCCCCGAAGGACAGACGGTCGCGGAGGTCTCGCGTCCGATCCAGTACAGCAACGGCAACATGGCCGTTCAGGCCGGCCGCATCGCCATCGCCTATTCCCATGCGACGTTGTATGCGGACACCGGCAGCCGGATGGTGCTGCTGCTGGTCGTCGGCCTGCTCGCGACGTTTGCGACCCTGATCGCCATGCGGATCTCCGCCAACATCTTCATCGGCAGGCCGCTGGCGGCCATGATGTCGGCGATCCAGCGCAGCAAGCAGGACGGCCGCGCCTATCCGGCGGACGTCACATCCGCGAACGAATTCGGCCAGCTCGCGCGCGCCTTCAACGCCATGCAGCACACGACGTCGGGCGCGCTCGACCGGCTCGGACACATGGCCGCGCACGATCCGCTCACGGGGCTGCCCAACCGGCGCTCGCTGACCGAGCGGCTTGCCGTCGCGAGCCGCGATGGCGGCAGGCCGGACGCGCTGGTCGCGTTCTGCTTCATCGATCTCGACGACTTCAAGGGCATCAACGACACCTTCGGCCACGAGGCCGGCGACCAGCTCCTGGTGCATATTTCCCAGCGTCTTCGTCGTGCAGTCGAGGCGGAGGATTGGGTCGCCCGGCTCGGCGGCGATGAATTCGTCGTCATTCGCCCCGAGGTGAGCAACGAGGCGTCGGCGCACGCCTTCGCGCAGCAGGTGCTGGCCGCCATTTCCGAACCGATCCGGCTCCACGACAAGCAGGTCGTGCCGCGCGCCAGCATCGGCCTTGCCGTGCGCCGCGCCGACGATCCGGAGCTGTCGCACCTGCCGACGCTGGCCGATATCGCGCTCTATCATGCCAAGAGCAAGGCGCCCGGCACGGTCGCCGTGCTCGACGAAGCGCTGCAGCGCGACTATCGCCGCCGCAGGGATCTCGAGCTTGCCATCCCCACGGGCTTTGCCGAGGGACAGTTCGAGGTCTGGTACCAGAGCCAGGTCGACCTCGAGAGCCACGATGTCGTCGGCCTGGAAGCGCTGATCCGCTGGCGGCATCCCGAACATGGCGTGATCGGTCCGGCTGAATTCCTGCCGCTGATCGAGCGCAGCGGCAACAACGCGCGGCTGACCCGCTACGTGCTGACCGACGCCTGCTGGGCGCTGCAGCGGCTCGCCGCCGCCGGCAGGCCGCAGATACGGATCGCGATCAATCTGCCGCCGTCCGAGCTTGCCGACCATTCGCTCGCCGCCGAGCTGCGCGCGACCTGCGCGCGTTTCGACGTTGCGGCCTCACTGCTGGAGCTCGAGATCACCGAGGGCTCGCTGATCAACAACATCGCCAGCGCCTCCGAGACGCTGCATCGCCTGCGCCGCCTGGGCGCCACGATCGCGCTCGACGATTTCGGCACCGGTTACAGCTCGCTCGCGCATCTCCGGCGTTTCCCGCTCGACAAGGTCAAGATCGACAAGGCGTTCATCAACGAGATTCCCGATAGCGCGGAAGACAAGGCGATCGTCGGCGTGATCGCATCGCTCGCCGGCACGCTGGGGCTCACTTTGGTCGCTGAAGGCATCGAGCGCGCCGAGCAGGCCGCGGCCATGCGCGAGATGGGCGTGAGGTTCGGGCAGGGCTACTTCTATCAGCGGCCGCAGCCGCTCGACGCCGTGCTGCAATGGCTCGAGACGCGGCCGGCGGTCGAAAGCCGCGTCCTCGCCGACAGCCCCTCGATCGCGCCCGAATTCGCCGCCTGA
- a CDS encoding ABC transporter substrate-binding protein, with the protein MTRFLRILLAVGMAGGVFASASPSYAKPLDIVFVNPGKTGEVYWDMVAQTMQAAGRKLDAHVEVLTSERNYRTMQELGFGVVARRDKPDFLILSNEESAAVPILEAAEAAGVKTLLLSNTLIGEDAVRLGPPRQKLRTWLGDITTDLQTAGARMANALIAAARAEKWQSPDGKIHLLGIGGDEITPASIARNAGLKLAVDAAPDVVVDRLLFANWTQSEAEQVTTNYLSWASRKEIRPAGIWAGNDPMALGALRAVVAAGLVPGRDIQLVGLNWSEDALREIRAGRLLLTDGGHFLLGGWSIVLLRDYADGCDFAAASPRVEVKTSAITRQNLASVGDLIKTRAFDRIDFARFRAKPGRCGHYDFSLDALISSLPLPEGAAD; encoded by the coding sequence ATGACGAGATTCCTGCGAATATTGCTCGCTGTGGGCATGGCCGGCGGCGTTTTCGCGTCCGCCAGCCCCAGCTATGCCAAGCCCCTCGACATCGTGTTCGTCAATCCCGGCAAGACCGGCGAGGTCTACTGGGACATGGTGGCGCAAACCATGCAGGCCGCCGGCCGCAAGCTCGATGCGCATGTCGAGGTGCTGACCAGCGAACGCAACTACCGCACCATGCAGGAGCTCGGCTTCGGCGTGGTCGCACGCCGTGACAAGCCCGATTTCCTCATCCTGTCGAACGAGGAATCCGCCGCCGTTCCGATCCTGGAAGCGGCCGAGGCTGCAGGCGTCAAGACGCTGCTGCTCTCGAACACGCTGATCGGCGAGGATGCGGTGCGTCTTGGACCGCCCCGGCAAAAGCTCAGGACCTGGCTCGGCGACATCACGACCGATCTTCAGACCGCGGGCGCACGGATGGCCAACGCCCTGATTGCGGCCGCTCGTGCCGAGAAATGGCAGAGCCCGGACGGCAAGATCCATCTTCTCGGCATCGGCGGCGACGAGATCACACCCGCCTCGATCGCGCGCAACGCCGGTCTCAAGCTTGCGGTGGATGCCGCGCCTGACGTCGTGGTGGACCGGCTGCTGTTCGCCAACTGGACGCAGTCGGAGGCCGAGCAGGTCACCACGAATTATCTGAGCTGGGCCTCGCGCAAGGAGATTCGGCCCGCCGGCATCTGGGCCGGAAACGATCCGATGGCGCTCGGCGCGCTGCGCGCGGTGGTCGCCGCCGGACTCGTGCCCGGCCGCGACATTCAGCTGGTCGGCCTCAACTGGTCGGAGGACGCGCTGCGCGAGATCAGGGCAGGCCGCCTGCTGCTGACCGACGGCGGGCATTTCCTGCTTGGCGGCTGGTCGATCGTCCTGCTGCGCGATTATGCCGACGGCTGCGATTTCGCGGCGGCCTCGCCCCGCGTCGAGGTCAAGACGTCTGCGATCACCCGCCAGAATCTCGCCTCGGTCGGCGACCTCATCAAGACACGTGCGTTCGACCGGATCGACTTCGCGCGCTTCAGGGCGAAGCCGGGACGCTGCGGCCATTACGACTTCTCGCTCGATGCGTTGATTTCGTCGCTGCCGCTTCCCGAAGGCGCCGCCGATTGA
- the radA gene encoding DNA repair protein RadA: MAKNTLSFVCQNCGAAYNRWQGKCESCGEWNTLAEEDTSGSVPVSIRSKRKGRTFALESLAGKSPDAPRLSSGMTELDRVTGGGFVRGSVLLVGGDPGIGKSTLLTQATSLMARAGHRIVYISGEEAIAQVRLRAERLGLSDAPVQLAAETSVEDIVSTLSEGAVPRLIVIDSIQTMWTDTVESAPGTVTQVRASAQALIRFAKKTGAAIILVGHVTKDGQIAGPRVVEHMVDAVMSFEGEGSQQFRILRAVKNRFGPTDEIGVFEMTGLGLREVTNPSELFLSERDLGTPGTAVFAGIEGTRPVLVELQALVAPTSLGTPRRAVVGWDPSRLSMVLAVLEAHCGVKLSGHDVYLNVAGGLRIHEPAADLAAAAALVSSLVNAQLPTDAVYFGEISLSGVVRPVAQTPARLKEAAKLGFQRAVLPESARGETGGDAGLTLNAVNSLTTLVAEIAARGSRRGESNTPAEKNATPARFRRGEG, from the coding sequence ATGGCCAAGAACACGCTTTCCTTCGTCTGCCAGAACTGCGGCGCGGCCTATAACCGCTGGCAGGGCAAGTGCGAGTCCTGCGGCGAGTGGAATACGCTCGCGGAAGAAGACACCAGCGGCAGCGTGCCGGTCTCGATCCGCTCCAAGCGCAAGGGCCGGACGTTTGCGCTGGAGAGCCTCGCCGGCAAGAGCCCGGATGCGCCGCGCCTGTCCTCTGGCATGACCGAGCTCGACCGCGTCACCGGCGGCGGCTTCGTCCGTGGTTCGGTGCTGCTGGTCGGCGGCGATCCCGGCATCGGCAAGTCGACATTGCTGACACAGGCAACCAGCCTGATGGCGCGCGCCGGCCACCGCATCGTCTACATCTCCGGCGAAGAGGCGATCGCGCAGGTGCGGCTGCGCGCCGAGCGGCTCGGCCTGTCGGACGCGCCGGTGCAGCTCGCCGCCGAGACCTCGGTCGAGGACATCGTCTCGACGCTGTCGGAGGGCGCGGTGCCCCGGCTGATCGTGATCGACTCGATCCAGACCATGTGGACCGACACGGTGGAATCGGCGCCCGGCACCGTGACCCAGGTGCGCGCCTCGGCGCAGGCGCTGATCCGTTTTGCCAAGAAGACCGGCGCGGCCATCATCCTGGTCGGCCATGTCACCAAGGACGGCCAGATCGCCGGCCCCCGCGTGGTCGAGCACATGGTCGACGCGGTGATGTCGTTCGAGGGCGAAGGCTCACAGCAATTCCGCATCCTGCGCGCCGTGAAGAACCGCTTCGGCCCGACCGACGAGATCGGCGTGTTCGAGATGACCGGCCTCGGCCTGCGCGAAGTCACCAACCCCTCGGAGCTGTTCCTGTCCGAGCGCGATCTCGGCACGCCCGGCACCGCAGTCTTCGCGGGTATCGAGGGCACGCGGCCCGTTCTGGTCGAATTGCAGGCGCTGGTGGCTCCGACCTCGCTCGGCACGCCCAGGCGTGCGGTGGTCGGCTGGGATCCGAGCCGACTGTCGATGGTGCTGGCGGTGCTGGAGGCCCATTGCGGGGTCAAGCTGTCCGGTCATGACGTTTATCTGAACGTCGCCGGCGGCCTGCGCATCCACGAGCCGGCGGCCGACCTCGCCGCCGCGGCGGCGCTGGTGTCATCCCTGGTTAATGCGCAATTGCCGACCGATGCGGTCTATTTCGGCGAGATCTCGCTGTCCGGCGTGGTGCGGCCGGTGGCACAGACCCCGGCCCGGCTCAAGGAAGCCGCAAAACTCGGCTTCCAGCGCGCCGTGCTGCCCGAATCGGCACGGGGCGAGACCGGGGGCGATGCCGGATTGACGCTGAACGCGGTCAACAGCCTGACGACATTGGTGGCCGAGATCGCCGCCCGCGGCTCGCGCCGGGGCGAATCGAACACGCCGGCCGAGAAAAATGCCACACCGGCAAGATTCCGCCGCGGAGAGGGCTAG